The stretch of DNA TGCCCCAGATGCCGATCGTCTGGATGATGTCGCCGACACCACGCGAGGTCTCGCCGACGGCCAGCTCACTCAAGGCGCGGTACAGGGCACTGCCGGGCAGGAACGGAGTGACCGCCGGGATCACCCACGGGAGGGTGGAGGCCCGGGCGCTGACCGCGAGTTGGCCCATCGCCCCGATCGCGGTGGCCACGATCCCGGTGGCCAGGAGGCGTGAGCAGCCGGCTTCGCGTAGCGCGATGTAGGCGATCAGGCCCCCGAGGCTGAGCAGCACCGCCGTGCCCCAGGCACGGGGCGGCACTTTCATCCGGTAGGCGACGGCCCAGGCGAGGAGAACAGTGCCCGCCAGGCGCCAGGAGAGGTAGCTCGGCGGGCTGGCGGGCGGCAGCAGCGGCAGGTGACGGCCGAGCTGCGCCGCGACGGTGAACGCGGCGCCGATGCCGGCGACCAGGGCGAGGAAGATCAGCACGGCGTCAAGGAGCCGCGCGTACGCGGTGAGGTAATGGCCTGTCAGGGAGTCCTGGACCGCCCCGATCACCGTCAAGGCCGGAAGCAGGGCCAGAATCCCACCCACCACGATCGCCGGACTGTCGCGGCCGTGTCCGAACTCGTTCATCACGATGGCTGCCAATGCCGCCGGCAAGGCGGCTGCGACCGAACGGTAGAACGTCAGGACTCCGTAGCCCTCGAGGAGTGAGAAGACGCGGTTGGCCACGGTCGCGGCCAGGAAGGAGGGCAGGACGACCCGCAGCCCGCCGCCGGCCACCAGACTTCCACCGGCCGCCACGGCTCCGCCGTGTGCGGCAGCCGTGCCCCATGAGGTCATCCGGCCTCGCCAAGCCACCCTGCGGCTGTCGAACCGGGGGAGCGCAGCGGGGGTCGGGCGCAGAGCGAGCGCCCGTCGGCGTGCTTCGGCCGCCGGCATCGCACCCTCACTGATCTCCTGGATCAGTTGCTCAGTCTCTCCGAGCGCGGTGAAGTCCGTGAAATGGCGGCGCATCACCCGCTGCTCGACCGTCGGCTTCGTGTCCGTCGGCATCCGCCCCGAGAGGGACAGAACCCAGAGGGTGGCGCTCGGCTCGCACCACAGGAGTCCGTAGGCCTCGGCGGTGACCAGCATCCCGGCGCAGGTCTCCTCGGCTGACGCCCCGTTGGCGAACAGTGACTCGCCGATCAACAAGGCCAGGGCGATCACGAACGCCGCGTCGGGAGCGGTGGGGTCGTCCGGCGGACTCAGCATCGGGTCTGGATCGTCCTCCAGGCCGCGCAGCCGCCCCAGGTTCTGCTGGAGCCATGGCAAGGGCCTGCTCGGCACTGCGGCACCTCCGACTACGGTGATTTCCTCTCCGCCCGGCCAAGGTGTCATGTCTCGCTCCTCCGGGCCCGTCGGCCTGGGCCGTCCGGCGCATCGCATCGGCATAGCCGGCAGCAGCCGCTGCCCGGCTAAGTGAGTGCGAAGGTGTTTCAGTCGTGTCGCCAGGCCGGTGCCGAGTCGCCGGAGGTCTGGACGAGGTGAGCGTGGTGCATGAGCCGATCGGTACCGGCTCCGGCGAGGGCCTTGGGCATGATCGGGTCAAACCCGGACGGGTGGATGTTGCCGGTCACCGCGATCGAGCGGCGCTCGTAGGCGGCGCCGGTGATTCGGGAGAACGCCTCGGCGACGTCCTCGCCGACCGGCAGTAGGTCAACATCACCAGCGACGATGAGGCCGGCCCGGCGGATCCGCGCGACGGTCCTGGCAGTCGACCCGTCGACCTTCGACTTGCGCGGTCTAGTGGCGGTGGCCGCCGACGTACAACAGCAGGATGACGAAGAACGCGAAGAAGTGGGTGCCGGCGATGTAGATCGCGGCCCGGGTCCAGGCCTGTTTGCGCTTGGCCTTCTCGTCCTTGACGGCGTTGCTCACGGTGGGCTCTTCCTTCGGTGGTCGGTGCGTCAGCCGGGTCGGCGGCGGCTGTGGGAGGTGTGGCCGGTCAGCAGCCCCGGGCGGTGCAGGTGGTGGTGGGCGTAGGAGATCGCCTCCGGGGCGCTCGGGAAGACCCGGCCCAGCCCGTGCAGGTGGTCCAGTACGCCGAGGGCGTCCAGGGTGCGGCGGTGTTCCGGCCGGACGCCGGAGACGAGGACCAGGACGCCCCGGTCGGCGAGTCGGTCGATCGCCTCGCCCAGTACCCGCGCCCCGGTGGCGTCCATCGCGCTGACCCGGGACAGCCGCAGGACGACGGCCTGGAACTCGGCGGTGTCGGCGAGCTCGAGCAGGAAGCGGTGCGCCGCGGCGAAGAACAGCGGGCCGTCCACCCGGTAGGCGACGATCGTCCCCCGGCCCTCGGCCGGGAGGTCCACCCCGGCCGGCGGCGGCCCTTCGTGCAGGTCCACCCGGGTCAGGGCCGCCGAACGGGCCACCTGGCGCAGCGCCAGTGCGCCGGCCACCAGGAGGCCGACGAGCACGGCGGTGACCAGGTCGAAGGCCAGGGTCGCGCCGGCGGTGAGCAGCATGATCGCGGCCTCGCCCCGCCCGGAGCGGGCCAGCGCCCGCAGCGAGCCGACCTCGACCATCCGTACGGCGGTGGCGATCAGCACCCCGGCCAGGGCGGCCAGCGGGATGCCCGCCACCAGCGGCGCGGCGGCGAAGACGACCACCGCGAGCAGGGCGGCGTGCACGAGGGCGGCGAGCCGGGAGACCGCGCCGGAGCGGACGTTGACGGCGGTGCGGGCGATCGCGCCGGTGGCCGCGACGCCCCCGAAGAGCGGGGCGACGAGGTTGGCGATGCCCTGGCCGAGGAGCTCGCGGTCGCTGTCGTGGCGCTCGCCGGCGCTCATCGCGTCGGCGGCGGTGGCCGACATCAGCGACTCCAGCGCGGCCAGCGCCGCCACGGCCAGGGCGGCGGTGGCCAGCTGCGGTACGGCACCGGGGTGGAGGAAGGAGAGCGAGGGCGCGGGCAGCCCCGAGGGCAGGTGCCCGATGGTGGCCGCGTCGAGACCGGCGAACCGCACGGCCAGGGTCGCGGCCACGACGGCGACCAGCGAGAACGGCAGGCCCGGCCGCAGCCGCGCACCGAGCAGCATCACCGCCGCCACCCCGGCGGCCAGCCCCAGCGCGGCCGGGTGCGGCGCCCGGGCGAAGCCGGCCGCCGCGTCCCAGGCGGAGACCAGGACGTTCGAGGCCCCCGGGGCCCGTACGCCGAGGGCGGCGGGGAGCTGCTGGAGGCCGATCACCAGCGCGATGCCGACGGTGAAGCCCTCCACCACCGGTACCGGCACGTAGGCCATGAACCGGCCGACCCCGCCGAGCGCGGCGGCCACCAGCAGGACGCCCGCCAGCAGGCCCACCGTCAGCACGCCGCTGGTGCCGTACCGGTGGACGATCGGTACCAGCACCACGGTCATCGCCCCGGTGGGCCCGGAGACCTGCAGCTCGGACCCGCCGAAGAACGCCGCCAGCGCACCGGCCACCACGGCCGTGGCCAGGCCGGCCTCGGCGCCCGCACCGGAGGCCACCCCGAAGCCGAGCGCGAGCGGCAGCGCCACGATCGCCACGGTGAGGCCGGCGACCAGGTCGCGGCGCGGGGAACGTCCCATCCCGGCCAGTGTCCGCCGGGAGGGAAGTACCGCCCGGACCCGGGCGACGGCGCGCCCGAGGACCGCTGACCGGCCGAAGGCCGGGGGACGGCGGAGCGGGTTCATGCGGGCTCCGCCGTCCGGACGGTGCCGCGCAGCTGGGCCCGCAGCAGCTCCATCACGCGGAACGGCCACCTTGGCGCTCCTCCATTTCTGCCCTGCCCGTTGCGTCAGGTCGGCCGCGCCGGCCGACCCCGCTTGCGCGAAGAACTATCTATGAACATGAAGAATTCTTCAAGCCGTGAGTTGTCGATGGGTCGGCCGCGCCACGGGTCGGGCCGGTCGCTCGGGTCGCTGCCTGCGGGGTGATCGCCAAGACTGGTGACGTTCCGTCATCGGTCGAGCGTGCTGGGAGTCTGTCGGTGGACTGGAGTGACCTCGCGATCCTGGCGGGCAGCCTGCTGCTCGTCGCCCTGGCGATGCAGCTGCTGCAGCGGCTCAACCCGCCGAGCCTGCGGGTGCCGCACAACGACGTGGCCGGCTTCATCTGAGCCGCCGTCGGGGTGCTCTACGCCGTGCTGCTGGCCTTCGTGGTGATCGTGGTGTGGGAGAACACCGCGACCGCCAAGAGCACCACCTTCAAGGAGGCCAACGCGCTGGCCGGGGTCTACTGGCTCTCCCGTCAACTGCCGCTGCCCGAGGGCGCCACCCTGGAGGGGCTGACGGTGCAGTACGCGCACGCGGTGACCGACACCGAGTGGCGCGAGATGCGCGACCACCACAGCGACCCGGCCGCCACCGCGCTGATGTACCGGATCCGAGACACCGCACTCGCCTTCAAGCCGGCCGACGACCAGCAGACGGTGCTCTACGACCACCTGGTGACCGGGGTGGAGGACCTGGCCGGCGGCCGCCGGGCCCGGCTGAACGAGATCACCGAGGTGGTGCCTCCGCTGCTCTGGGTGGCGCTGATCGTGGGGGCGGTGATCACGGTGGCCTTCACCTTCCTCTTCGGCCTCTCCAACACCTGGGTGCACCTGGCGATGGTGCTCTCCCTGACGGTGCTGGTCTGCCTCTCCCTGATCGCCATCCGCAACATGAGCTACCCCTTCGACGGCCTTAACCCGGTCAAGCCCACGGCCTTCGACGTGTTCCTCGCCCGGCTGCCGCCGGCCCGCTGAGCCCCGCCTCGGCGGAGGGCGGGCCTCGGCGGGCCGCAGGGCTCAGCCGGCCTCAGCCAGCCTCAGCCGGCCTTGTGGCGGGCGCCGCCCTCCACGTGGACGGTCTCGCCGGAGACGAAGCCGGCCCGGAGCAGCCAGAGCACCGCGTCGACCAGGTCCGCCGACTCGCCGTGCCGGCCGACCAGGGTGCCAGCCGCGCTCTTGGCCAGCAGGGCGGCCTTCTGTTCGCCGAGGCGGTCCCAGGCACCCGAGTCCACCACGCCGGGGGAGACGGCATTGACCCGCACCGGGGCCAGGTCCGCCGCGAGGTGGCGGGCGGCGTACTCCACCGCGCCGTTGGTCACCCCCTTGACCAGCGAGCCCGGCCCCGGGCGCCAGCCGACCACCCCGGAGAACAGCACCATCGAGCCGGTGGGGCGCAGCACGGGCGCGAAGTGCTTGGCGACCAGCATCGGGCCGAGCACCTTCGCGGTGAACGCGGCCACCAGGCTCTCGCGGTCCAGTTCGGTGGCCCGGACGTCGTGCGGCGCCGAGGCGGTGGTGACGATGTGGTCGAGGCCCTCCGCCGCGAGGTGCTGCGCCGCCGCCGCGATGGTCGATTCGTCCTGGAGGTCGATCCGCAAGGCCGTGGCGCCGATCTCGTCCGCCAGCGCCTCGGCCGCGGCCAGGTCGCGGGCGGCGATCACCACCTCGTACCCGTCCTCGCGCGCCCGCCGGGCGACGGCCGCCCCGAGGCCCCGCGCTCCACCGATGACCAGTACCCGCTCCATGGGTTTCCCTCCCGCTCGTTAGGATCTGGCCTCACGGTATGGATTCGATACCGGTATCTTCAACGAAACCGGAGGCGGCGGTGGCCAAGGCCTACAACGTGATGGCGGCGACCTGCCCGAGCCGCACCGTGCTGCACCGCATCGGCGCCCGCTGGACCGTCTTCGTGGTCAACGCCCTGGAGGACGGCCCCCGCCGCTTCACCGAACTCAAGACCCACATCCGGGGCATCACCCCCAAGGCGCTGACCGAGACCCTCCGCTCCCTGGAGGCCGACGGCCTGATCAGCCGTCAGGAGTACCCGGAGAACCCGCCCCGGGTCGAGTATGCCCTCACCCCGCTCGGCGACTCCCTCCTCGTCCCGCTCCGCGCCGTCCGCCAGTGGGCCGAGGCCCACGTCCCCGACATCGAGGCGGCCCGGGCTCGGCAACCGCTGGACTGACCCGCCGGTGGTGCGGGCCCGGCAGGAGGATGTCAGTGGGGGAGGGCGTCGCGGCGGGTGGTGGCAGGGAGTGGACAGGGGCTCCGGGGTGGGGGTGGGCGGGGTGGTCAGGGGGAGTGATCGACTGCAAGGGTCGGCTGCTGTCGGGCCATTCGGCTGCCAACTGTCCAGTGAGGGAAGATTCGTGAGCGATACAGCGCGTACCATCGGGGTCGTCGGTGCCGGTTCGATCGGTGCCACGGTCTGTGCCGATCTCGTCCTGCACGGCTTCCGGGTCGTCCTGGTGGACCGTGATCCGGCGGCGCTGGAGCGGGCCCGGCGGGTGGTGGCGGAGGCGGTGCGGTTCGGGCCGATGCTGCGGCCGGGGCTGCCGAGGGTCGGGGCGGCGGAGGCGCTGGCCGGCGTCACCACGTACACCGCGCTGGAGGCGCTGGGCGGCTGCGAGTTCGTGGTGGAGAACGTCAGCGAGGAGTGGGAGACCAAGCGGGCGGTCTACCGGGAGCTCGACCGGGTGCTGCCGGCCGGGGTCGGGATCGGGGTCAACACCTCCAGCATCGGCATCGGCCGGCTCGCCGCCGAGACCGGCCGGCCCGAGCTGGTGGTGGGCATCCACTTCATGAACCCGGCCTACCTCAAGGAGGCCGTGGAGGTGATGCGCGGGGCGGAGACCTCGGAGGCCTGCATGGCCTACGTGATGGGCCTGTTGGCGGACCTCGGCAAGGAGGGGATCGTGGTGGGGGACTTCCCCGGCTTCGTCAGCAACCGGATCTCGCACCTCTTCTTCAACGAGGCCGCCCGGCTGGTGGAGGAGGAGGGGGTCGAGCCCGCCGTGATCGACCAGATCTTCAAGCGGTGCTTCGGCCACCGGATGGGCCCGCTGGAGACGGCGGACCTGATCGGGCTCGACACCGTGCTGCTCACCCTGGACAGCCTCCACGAGAGCTACCGGGACGACCGGTTCAAGGCCAGCGCCCACCTGCGCGCGCTGGTGGCGGACGGCCGGCTCGGCCGCAAGACCGGGGCCGGCTTCCACGCCTACGGCCTCCCGGCGGGCGGTACGGGCGCCGCCCAGGGATGAGGGCCAGGGATGAGGGCCGGGGGTGAGGATCGGGGGTCGGGGCGGGGGTCGGCCTCAGCCGAGGTCGAGCGGGTCGACCAGGCCGAGGGCGACGGCCTTGACGCCCGCCTGGAAGCGGCTGTTGGCGTCCAGGGCGAGCAGGATCGCCGCCACGTGGCGGCGGCAGGTGCGGAGCGAGACCCCGGTGCGGCGGGCGATCGCCTCGTCCTTGGCGCCGGCGGCCAGGAGTTGCAGGGTCTGGAGCCGCACCGGGTCCTCGGTCAGCGCCTCACGGTCCAAGTCGGGCGCCCCGGCGGTCTCTTGGCCGGGCTCCTGGGCGGCCTCCCCGGTCGGCAGCGGGAGGGCCGCGGACCAGGCCGCCTGGAAGAGCAGGCGGGCGAGCCGGATCGCGGTGGGCTCGCGGAGCACCGCGAGGCCGGCCCCGGCCTGGGGCAGCAGGGCGATCCGGTCGTCGACCAGCAGGAGTTCCTGGGCGAGTTCGGGGCTGGTGCGCAGGTCCGCCTCCTGCGCGCCCGGGCGGGCGGCCAGCAGCCGGGCCGTGCGGGCGGCCTCCTCGGTGCCGTCCAGGACAGCGCGGATCCGTATGCCGCAGGGGAGTTCGGGCAGGTGGCGGCCCAGCTGCGAGGCGAGCGGGGAGGGCTCCGGGGAGGTGGGGCGCAGCCAGCTGACCTCGGCGCCGCCCTCGGTGGCGAGCGCGGTCAGCAAGGCGGCGACGGCCGCCGGGTCGGTGAGCAGCTCGGTGGTCGGTTCGGCTCCGGTGGTGGGCAGTTGACTCTGCATCGTCGACAGGGAGTCCAGCCGGCTCCCCGCGAGGTCGAGCACCGACCGCCAGTAGCTGCTCTCGTCGGCGAGCACGGTGTGGAGGCCGGATCCGGTGGCGGCGGCGGGAGTCAGGTGGTGCAACATTCAGGCTGCTCCTGGGGGAAGGGCAGTGGACGGGGGTCCGTGGTCGTCACCCCTCGGTCGATCGGGTGGCGCATCGATGAATCTATGTGCGGTGGCCTTCACGGGTCATCCGCAGAACTACCTAATGAGCATTTACGTAGTAATGATCAGTCACCTATGGTGATGCCTGATCGGGGGCGGTTCCCGGCGGCCGGTGGAGCAATGCGCCCCGGGCCGGCGCCGGTGTGCGGTGGGGCGGGGCTTGTGGACGTAGGAGAGTGCTGCCCGGAGCAGCCGACCGGCCTGATCGGCCGCGCGGCTGAACTCCGGGCGCTGAGCCGCCGGTTCGGCGGATTGGTGGACGGTGTCGGCGGCGTCATCGAGCTGGCCGGCGAACCCGGCATCGGCAAGACCAGACTGCTGCTGGAACTCTCGGCGGAGGCCCGGGCCAGGGGCGTCCAGGTGCTGGAAGGGCGCGCGACCGAGGCCGAGAGCGGGCTGCGGTTCGGCGCGTACCAGGACGCGCTGGGCGACCGGTTCCGGGCCGAGGCCGCCGGGCGGCTGCTGCCGCCCGACCTGGCCGGCCCGCTGGAGCCGCTGTTCGGGGACGGAGCGGCCGCGGAGGAGGCCGGGGCCGGTACCGAGGGGGTCAGGCTCCATCAGCGGGTGCGCTCGCTGCTGGCCCGGTGGGCGGAGCGGGGCCCGGTGCTGCTGCTGCTCGATGACCTCCAGTGGGCCGATCCGGCCTCGGTCGAGCTCACCGACCACCTGATCCGCCACCGCGTCCCCGGGCCGCTGCTGCTCGTCCTCGCCCACCGCCCTCGCCAGACCGCCCTGCGGCTGCTCGACGCCCTGGCCCGGGCCGGGCAGAGCGGCCCGGCCGAACGGGTGGAGGTCGCGCCGCTCTCCGCACCCGAATCGGTCGCCCTGGCCGGATCAGCCGCGCTCGCCCGGTCGGTGGACCCGGCCGGCGCCCAGCCCGAGGAAGGGGAGCGGGAACGCTGGGAGGAGATCCACCAGGAGAGCGGCGGCAACCCGC from Kitasatospora sp. MMS16-BH015 encodes:
- a CDS encoding threonine/serine exporter family protein, yielding MPSRPLPWLQQNLGRLRGLEDDPDPMLSPPDDPTAPDAAFVIALALLIGESLFANGASAEETCAGMLVTAEAYGLLWCEPSATLWVLSLSGRMPTDTKPTVEQRVMRRHFTDFTALGETEQLIQEISEGAMPAAEARRRALALRPTPAALPRFDSRRVAWRGRMTSWGTAAAHGGAVAAGGSLVAGGGLRVVLPSFLAATVANRVFSLLEGYGVLTFYRSVAAALPAALAAIVMNEFGHGRDSPAIVVGGILALLPALTVIGAVQDSLTGHYLTAYARLLDAVLIFLALVAGIGAAFTVAAQLGRHLPLLPPASPPSYLSWRLAGTVLLAWAVAYRMKVPPRAWGTAVLLSLGGLIAYIALREAGCSRLLATGIVATAIGAMGQLAVSARASTLPWVIPAVTPFLPGSALYRALSELAVGETSRGVGDIIQTIGIWGTLAAGVSLSGEAAAFVHQLRAQRQARRSDGR
- a CDS encoding DUF6126 family protein, which encodes MSNAVKDEKAKRKQAWTRAAIYIAGTHFFAFFVILLLYVGGHRH
- a CDS encoding SulP family inorganic anion transporter, with amino-acid sequence MNPLRRPPAFGRSAVLGRAVARVRAVLPSRRTLAGMGRSPRRDLVAGLTVAIVALPLALGFGVASGAGAEAGLATAVVAGALAAFFGGSELQVSGPTGAMTVVLVPIVHRYGTSGVLTVGLLAGVLLVAAALGGVGRFMAYVPVPVVEGFTVGIALVIGLQQLPAALGVRAPGASNVLVSAWDAAAGFARAPHPAALGLAAGVAAVMLLGARLRPGLPFSLVAVVAATLAVRFAGLDAATIGHLPSGLPAPSLSFLHPGAVPQLATAALAVAALAALESLMSATAADAMSAGERHDSDRELLGQGIANLVAPLFGGVAATGAIARTAVNVRSGAVSRLAALVHAALLAVVVFAAAPLVAGIPLAALAGVLIATAVRMVEVGSLRALARSGRGEAAIMLLTAGATLAFDLVTAVLVGLLVAGALALRQVARSAALTRVDLHEGPPPAGVDLPAEGRGTIVAYRVDGPLFFAAAHRFLLELADTAEFQAVVLRLSRVSAMDATGARVLGEAIDRLADRGVLVLVSGVRPEHRRTLDALGVLDHLHGLGRVFPSAPEAISYAHHHLHRPGLLTGHTSHSRRRPG
- a CDS encoding DUF4239 domain-containing protein; protein product: MLYAVLLAFVVIVVWENTATAKSTTFKEANALAGVYWLSRQLPLPEGATLEGLTVQYAHAVTDTEWREMRDHHSDPAATALMYRIRDTALAFKPADDQQTVLYDHLVTGVEDLAGGRRARLNEITEVVPPLLWVALIVGAVITVAFTFLFGLSNTWVHLAMVLSLTVLVCLSLIAIRNMSYPFDGLNPVKPTAFDVFLARLPPAR
- a CDS encoding SDR family oxidoreductase, giving the protein MERVLVIGGARGLGAAVARRAREDGYEVVIAARDLAAAEALADEIGATALRIDLQDESTIAAAAQHLAAEGLDHIVTTASAPHDVRATELDRESLVAAFTAKVLGPMLVAKHFAPVLRPTGSMVLFSGVVGWRPGPGSLVKGVTNGAVEYAARHLAADLAPVRVNAVSPGVVDSGAWDRLGEQKAALLAKSAAGTLVGRHGESADLVDAVLWLLRAGFVSGETVHVEGGARHKAG
- a CDS encoding helix-turn-helix domain-containing protein is translated as MAKAYNVMAATCPSRTVLHRIGARWTVFVVNALEDGPRRFTELKTHIRGITPKALTETLRSLEADGLISRQEYPENPPRVEYALTPLGDSLLVPLRAVRQWAEAHVPDIEAARARQPLD
- a CDS encoding 3-hydroxyacyl-CoA dehydrogenase family protein, producing the protein MSDTARTIGVVGAGSIGATVCADLVLHGFRVVLVDRDPAALERARRVVAEAVRFGPMLRPGLPRVGAAEALAGVTTYTALEALGGCEFVVENVSEEWETKRAVYRELDRVLPAGVGIGVNTSSIGIGRLAAETGRPELVVGIHFMNPAYLKEAVEVMRGAETSEACMAYVMGLLADLGKEGIVVGDFPGFVSNRISHLFFNEAARLVEEEGVEPAVIDQIFKRCFGHRMGPLETADLIGLDTVLLTLDSLHESYRDDRFKASAHLRALVADGRLGRKTGAGFHAYGLPAGGTGAAQG
- a CDS encoding helix-turn-helix transcriptional regulator yields the protein MLHHLTPAAATGSGLHTVLADESSYWRSVLDLAGSRLDSLSTMQSQLPTTGAEPTTELLTDPAAVAALLTALATEGGAEVSWLRPTSPEPSPLASQLGRHLPELPCGIRIRAVLDGTEEAARTARLLAARPGAQEADLRTSPELAQELLLVDDRIALLPQAGAGLAVLREPTAIRLARLLFQAAWSAALPLPTGEAAQEPGQETAGAPDLDREALTEDPVRLQTLQLLAAGAKDEAIARRTGVSLRTCRRHVAAILLALDANSRFQAGVKAVALGLVDPLDLG